CCCACCCTCGTCGACAACGTGGAGACCCTCGCCCACCTCGCCCTCATCGCCCGCTACGGGCCACAGTGGTTCCGCGCCGCCGGGAGCCCGGACGCGCCCGGCACGAGCCTGGTCACGGTCTCGGGTGCGGTCCGTGTCCCCGGCGTCCGCGAGATCCCGCTCGGCACCCCGGTCGGGGCCGTCCTGGACGCCGCCGGCGGCGCCTCCGAGCCGCTCCGGGCGGTCCTTGTCGGCGGGTATTTCGGCAGCTGGCTGCCGCTCCCGGCGACGGACGTGCCGTTCAGCCGGAGCGGACTCGCCCAGGTCGGTGCCGGGCCGGGCGCGGGTGTGCTCACCGCGCTCCCCGAAGATGCCTGCGGCCTCGCCGAGACGGCGCGGGTGCTCGGCTACCTCGCCGCCCAGAGCGCCCGCCAGTGCGGGCCGTGCCGGTTCGGGCTGCCCGCCGTCGCCGACGACTTCGCCCGGCTCGCCGACGGGCACGCCGACCCGGAGCTGCTCGAACGGCTGCACCGCAGGACCGGTCTGCTCGCCGGCCGCGGTGCCTGCCGCCACCCTGACGGCGCCTCCCGGCTGGCCGCGACCGCCCTGGAGGTGTTCGAGGACGACGTGCGCCGACACGTGCTGCAGGGGCCTTGCGGCCCCGCCGTGCGCCGGGCCGTCCTCTCGGTGCCCGACCATGCGGACCCGGAGAGCGAGGGGTGGCGGTGACCCGGCACCACCGGCTCGCCGTCGACCGCGTCGCCTGCGACGGCCGTGGACTCTGCGCCGAGTTGCTGCCCGAACTGGTCACCCTCGACGAGTGGGGCTACCCGGTCCTCACGGGGTCCGCCGTGCCCGGAGAACTCCTGGCCGACGCCCGGCGCGCGGTCGCGGCCTGTCCCGTTCTGGCACTGCGGCTGGAACGGGGCCCCGATCGTCCCGTCCGCACGTGACCTGAACCACTTCTTAGTGCTCACCCGGGCACACTGCTGACGGTCCCGCACCGGACGGGACACCGTCCCGCCCACGGCGCGGTCCTGCATCACCGGAAGGCGGAGTCAGCACATGCACTCGACAGGCAGCACCACGGCGCCGACGGGCAGGACCGTACCGACTCCGACGGGGCTCCTGGGAGGGCCCGACGGGAACCGGCGGCTGGTCGCCGCCACCGGTGCGCTCCTGCTGGTCCTCCTCGCGGCGCAGGGCGTCACCATTCTGTTCCTCGGGCAGCTCCTCACTTGGCACTTCTTCATAGGAATGCTGCTCGTCGGCCCTGTCGTGCTCAAACTCGGCAGCACGGGCTACCGCTTCGTCCGCTACTACGCCGGCAACCCGGCCTATCGGCGACAGGGACCGCCGCATCCGCTGCTGCGGCTGCTCGCCCCGCTCGTCGTCGCCACCACGGTCGCCGTGCTGGCCACCGGCGGTGCGCTGGCACTCATGGGGCGGGACACCGGGCCGGTGCCCGTCCTGTTCCTCCACAAGGCCAGCTTCGTCTGCTGGGCGGCGGCGACCGGCGTCCACGTGCTGGCCCACGTGTGGCGTCTGCCCAGGCTGATCGGCGCCGACCTGCGGCTGCGCGCCGCACGCCACGGTGGGCCCCGCGTCCGCGGCACCGCCGTCCGCTGGTCGCTGCTGGGTGCGGCGCTGGCAGCAGGGCTCGCCCTGGCCCTCGTCGGCACACCGCTGGCCGCGCGGTGGCAGTCGTCCGCTCACCACGCCGGACGACACCACGTGAAGCACTCCGCTGCCTCGGCACCGGCGGCCGGCCGACCGTCCTGACCCGAAGCACGGTCGACGGGAGGCCGCGATCCGGCCTCCGGTCGACGGTCACGCATCGCACCGGCGCGTCCTGGCGTCGCGCTGGGGAGTCCCCGGCTGCGGGGCCGCGCAGTCGGTGGACGATCGTGCACGGCGCCTCGACCGTCACCCGCTGGATCAGCCGGAATCGCTCCGGCGGGACGTCGTGGACCGGCGCGACATGCTGGATGCCGGCGTTGTCGACCACGATGTCGGCGTCCTCCGGCAGGCCGTCCGCGGCGACCGGGTCGGACAGGTCCACCACCACCGCCGTCCCGCCGCACTCCTCGGCGCTCGCATTCGCCGCCTCGGCGGCGCGCTCCACGACGTGGACCCGGGCCCCGCGCCGGCGAATCCGAGCGCACCGGCCCGGCCGCGACACGGCCCGGTGGCCCATACCGCTCGTGGCACCCTCTGAAGCAAGGTGGGCCGTCGGTCGGCTCCGCGCGCCGCGGTCACGGCGTGCCGCGGACGTTTGCAAGGGCGGCACGGCGGGCCGCTCGCCCGCCCCGGCCTCAGGTCGCAGGCGGTTGGGCCTTCCGCCGGTCCCCTGGGGCCGACCGGCCCCCGCAGCCACGACCCGGGTGGGCGAAGACTGGTAATGACGGGTCCGGCGCTGGATCAGGGAGATCCACGCCGGGGCGGGACGCATTCTCCACGGCTGCCACGGACCCGGCCGTGCCGGACGCCGACAGATCCATGAGACCGGCGGGGCAGCGCACGGGGACACCTCCCGGCCCTCGCGGTGGCCCTCCACCTGAACCCCGCCGACCGGCGGCGGCGAAGCGAAGGAAGTGAGACGCGATGCAAGCCCTGATCGTCTACGAGAGCATGTACGGCAACACGCACGAGATCGCCGAGGCGATCGCCGAGGGAATCCAGGAGGCCCACCCGGACGCCTCCGTTCGGTGCCTGACCGCCGTCGCGGCCGACGCCGACCAGACCCGTGCGGCCGACCTGCTGGTGGTCGGCGGCCCGACGCACATGCGCGGCATGTCCAGCGGCATGAGCCGCCGAATGGCCGTGTCGGCCGAAGCCAGGAAGGAAGGCCACGACGAGCAGGCGCAGGAGGCGGCCGACACAGCAGAGGGACCGGGGTTGCGCCGCTGGTTCCACGACCTCTCCGACACCGAACCCGGCACGTACGCCGCCGCCTTCGACACCCGTCTGGACGGCCGGCTCGCCGGCGGAGCCGCCGAGGGCATCGCGCAGCGGCTCTCGCACCACCACTACGACGTCATGGTCGAGCCCGAGGGTTTCATCGTCGAGGACGCCGACGGGCCGCTGCGCACGGGCGAGATCGAACGCGCGAAGGCCTGGGGCTCCGGCCTCGTCTGACCGCCGGTCCCGGGACCGGCACCCGGCCGTCCGCGGCGCAGGGCAGGCGGAGCGCTCGGGCAGGTCCTCGGCCCGGTTCTCCGCGTGCGGCACAGCCACCAGCAGCAGGGCCCGAGGACGGGGCATGAACGGGCCGTCGCCGAACTCCCCCGGGCAGTCTCGACTGCCGCCATGGGCGACGAGCACAATCCCCAATTTCCCACGTGGGCTCGGCCGAAAGTTCCGGGCGAGTCCGGTGATGGCGGGTGGCAGGACCGCGCACCGTGCCCGCGTCCGCATGGACCTCCGGGTGGAGGTCGCCACGGGGACGGTGTCCTCCAGCGGGCCGACGGACCCCGGCACCGGTCGGTGGCGAGCAGCGCCGCGACGTGCCGTCCCATCGGATACGGCAGACAGTGGTGTGCGGAGCGCGATCGCCGGGGTCGACGGCCCGCACCGGGTACGACAGAACGGCATGCCGCCGGTTGAACACGAGGAGTGGCTGTGAGCGAGGAACTTGCAGGAGACTGGTACAACGAATTCGGCTCGCACCTGCGCCTGGTGGCCGATCCGGCCGGTCGGCTGACCGGGACATTCACCCCCGGCGCCGGGCCGGGCGGTCGGCGCGACCTTGTCGGGCAGTTCGACGTGGGTACCACAGCCGCGGGAATTGCGCTCGGGTGGACGGTCGCCTGGCGCGACGAGTACGGCGGACCCGCCTCGGTGACGAGCTGGAGCGGCCAGTGGCTGCCAGGAGAGCAACGCATCGTGGCGGGCTGGCTGTTCACGACCGCGACGGATCCGGATGAGGCGTGGAAGGCCACCGTGATCGGCCGGGACACCTTCCTGCGTCGACCGTCGTCCGGGGCAGCCGGACGGCCCGGTGCGTGACGGACGGCACGTCCCCCTGCCCGGGCGGACGCAGGAGGACGGCGCACAGGGACATCACTGCCCTCGGCAACACCGAAGACCTGCCGACGACCGATCAGATACTCGGCGACCTCCTGCTGATCGGTAGGGCCATCCGGATGCTGGTGCGTGCCCGCCGGGAGGGGCTGCGCTGTCGGGCACGGACTCCGCCGCTTCCTCCGGCCGCGGACGACGAGCAGCCGGCCTGGGGTGGACCTGACCGGCCCGACCCCACAACCGATGCGGAACGAGCCACCCGCACCGTAGGGATGACCGCCGGGGGCGGGCCCGGGGGCCTGCCCCCGGCGGTCGCCGGGTGCCGTGGGTCAGGAGACGTTGAGGGCGGTGTCGTCGATCACGAAGCTGGTCTGCAGCGAGGAGTCCTCGGTGCCGGTGAACTTCAGGGTGACGGACTGGCCCGCGTAGGCGGAGAGGTCGAAGGTCTTCTGGGCGTACCCGGTGTTCTTGTTGAGGTTGGAGTAGGTGGCGAGGGTGGTGGTGTTGGCCTGGAGCTTCAGCGTGTCGTAGGCCGAGGTGGTCGTGGTCTCGGCGGTGTCGATGTGCAGCCAGAGGGTGAGGGTCGCCTTGCAGCCGGCGGGGACGCTGACGGCCTGCGACAGGGTGTCGGTGTGGGCGCTGCCGTAGCCGTTCAGCCAGGACTTCCAGGATCCGGAGTGCGCAGCCTCGGACGAGGAGTTGTCGACGACACCGGCGGAGGCGCTCCACGGTGCGGCGGTGCCGGTCTCGAAGCCGGGGTTGCCGAGCAGCTGGCGGGCGGTGCAGCCACCGCCGGTGGACTCCGTCCAGGAGAAGGAGGTGCTGCCGGTGGCGTTGGTGGTGTCCTTGGCGGTCACCGTCACCGTGGAGGTGCCCGCGGTGGTGGGGGTGCCGGAGACGAGGCCGGTGGCGGAGTTGATCGACAGGCCGGCGGGCAGCCCGGTGGCCGAGTAGGTGAGGGTCTGGCCGGACGCCGAGTCGGAGGCGCTGATCTGCAGGCTCACCGCGGTGCCGACGGTGCCGCTCTGGCTGCCGGGGTTGGTGACCGTCACGGTGTTGCCGGTGGAGCCGCCGCCCACGATCGGGTGGGAGATGGCGCAGGAGTTGGTGTCGTTGGACCAGCTGGCCTGCTCGGCCCAGGTGCCGAACCCGCCGAAGGTGATGTTGGCCGCGCCGCCCGTGGTGCCCGGGGAGAGCCAGGCGCACTCGTCGGAGTTCTCCTGGCCGTCGTAGCTGCCGCCGGTGTGGTTGGTCCAGCCGCCGGCCGGGTTCTGGTCGGACATCATCTCGTGCCACTCGTGGCCCAGCGTCATCGTCCACCCGTCCAGCGTGCCGGGGGAGTTGACGAAGCCGACGCCGCACCCGGCGCCCGAGTCCATGTTGTACGGCTGGTTGCTGAACGCGATGTCGCCGTACGGGGAGGTGACGGCGCCGCCGGTGAGCGTGCTGTCACCGTTGTAGTCGTGCCACGCGCAGTACTGGTTCTGGTAGTTGTCGGGGTTGGTGCCGTGCGGCGAGAGGATCACGTAGTACGCGTCACGGTTGGAGGCAGCCGTCGTGTTGCCGAAGTGCGCGGCCGCGTTGACGGCCTCCTGGCCGAGCTGGTGGCCGCTGGCGGCACTGGGCGACGCGGCCGCGTTGTCGTACCAGACGCCAGAGAGCACGCCACCGCTCTGGTACGGGACGAAGTTGGCGTTGGAGGGGCAACTCGTGGCACCAGTGGTCACGTTCGGCCCGTCGCACCACTGGGTCAGGTCCGCGGACCAGAGCTCGTTGCCGGTGCCGATGCCCTTGAACATCTGCTGCGCGGCGCCCGCGGCCCCGGCGGAGTCGCCGGAGAACTTCGCGTTCCCGTTGGCGTCGGTGCTCTGCGTGCCCCACTGCGTTCCGTAGAACACCAGATAGACCTTGGAGTGGCCGCTCTGGACGCCGATCCCGTCGATGCCGCCGCCGTAGGACAGCGTCTGCGGGCCGGTCGCGGCGTTGAGTGCCGGGTGGCCGGCCGCCCAGGCCTGCATCTTGGCGTGCTGCGGGATCGTCGGCACCACGCCGTGCCGGTAGGTGTGCTGGTAGGCGGGGCTGAAGGGGTTCGCGACGGCGCCGCTCTGCGACGGCTCCGCGGCCGTGACGGCCGATGCCTGGGGTGCGGCGGTGGCCAGCAGTGCGCCGGTGAGGAGCGAGAGTGACGCAAGGCCGGTCAGGGCCGTGCGCGCCGCGCTGCCGGTACGGGGGATACCCATGTGTGGGGGTTCCTCTCTCCTGCAGACCCCGGCGCCGGTCGGCGCGGGCGGTCTGCTCCGTGGGACAGGTCCGTGGGACAGGGCAGTGAAGGGCACGGGTCGTGCGGCATTTCGGGGTGGCCGGACGAGGGCCGGCGTTCTCGCGACAGGACGGCAGGGCAGCTCTCCGCTCCGGTCCGCCCAGGCGGGGGCCCGGGCAGGGTGGACACCGGGTCCACGGTGGGGTGAGGTGCGGGGAACGTTCCGTACTGGCGTGAGGGTGAGCGCCACAGGCGGGGCGGGATGCACCGGATCTGACGCTCCGACAGCTGGTGTGCCGATCGCTGGCGTGAAGCAAAGCAGGGTTGACCGAGAGGGGTCAACGGATCCTGCGACGGTTTCTGTTCAGGCGTCAGAACTCAGAGGAAACTCAGAAGTTGACTTCCCGTCGAGCCTGGCAAAGACATTCCCAACGGTCGGAGAGGGAATCGTATGGGCCGGCTTCGGGGTCAGCCGTTCGGGCGCCCGACCCCTCTCGTGGCACCCGGTGGTGACGCCCCTGCCAAGTGGCCGCCGCCGGCACCCCGGCCGGGCCGAGCACCCCGACGACCCGCGACAGGAGCCCGTCCCCCGATTCGGCGCGCTGCTCCACCCTGCCGGTCCCACGGACGGGCTCCGCCGGCAGCTCACCGGCGTCCGCGGTGAGCGGAAGACGGCCGGGCGCGATCAGCGGAAGCGCGTGCCCGAAGCGGCGAAGCACGGACCAGAGCGAGCAGGCCACCCGACCGCCGACCGACCGGGACCGAACGGCCCTGTCCGGGGCCGGAGCATGGGCGGAGAGTGGGAGTGGAGGGGCCGCTGCCGCGTCCGTACGGGTCACGCGAGGCGGGCACGGAAGGAGGACGCGATGAACGGTTCGGTGCCGCTGGGCCGGCTCTTCGGCGTGCCGTTGCGGATCCACTGGAGCGCACCCCTGCTGGTCCTCCTGCTGAGCAACAGCCTGAGCGGGCGGACACTGCCCGCCTGGGCGCCCGGGCATTCCGCCGGCGTCTACGCGGCGGCGGGCCTGCTGGGCGCGGTGCTGCTGCTGGCGAGCCTGCTCGCGCACGAGGCCGCGCACGCGGTCGTGGCCCGCCGCGCCGGGATCGGCGTCCAGGACGTCACCGTGTGGGGCCTGGGCGGGGTGACCCGGATGGGGCGGGCCGGGACGCCCCGGGTCCAGTTCGCGGTGTCGGCTGCCGGCCCGCTGACCAGCCTGGCCCTCGGCGGGCTCGGGCTGGCCACCGGGGTCGGGGCGCACCAGGCCGGTGCGGCGGTGCTCGCGGCCGTACTGTTCTGGACGGGGTGGGCCAACCTGCTTCTCGGGGTCTTCAACCTGCTGCCGGCGGCACCCTGGACGGCGGGCGGGTCCTCCAGGCCGCGGTCTGGCGCCGGCTCGGTGATCGCGAGCAGGCGGAGCGGGTGGCCGGCCGCTGTGGCCAGGTGGCCGGCGCGCTGATGGTGTTCGGCGGCTGGTTCGAAGTGCTGCACGGTTCGGGCGCGGGGCTGTGGCTCCTGCTGATCGGATTCTTCGTCTCGGTGTCCGCGGGGGCCGAGGTCCGCCGTTCCGCTCTGGAGACCGCACTGCAGGGTGTCCCGATCACCGAGGCCATGTCCTCCCCTGTCGTCACCGCCTCCGACTGGCTCACCACCGAACGGCTCCTCGAAGAACTCCCGACGAAGGGCCGCCACTCGGTGCTTCCGCTGGTCGACTTCGACGGGCGGGCGAGCGGCCTGCTCGCGGTTCGCCGTCTGTCGGCCGTCCCGGCCGCACGGCGTGCTGAAGTACGGGCCCGCGAGCTGGCTGTTCCCCTGTCGCGGTGCCCCGTCGCCTCCCCGGCGACAGCCTGGTCGAGACGCTGGAACGTGCGGGCATGACATTGCCGCTGCTGGTCCTGGACGGCGGACGCCCGGTCGGCATCGTCACCGCCCACGACATTTCCCGTCTCGTCGAGCACCCTCGGCCCGACCGCCGGGCTCCCGGACCGACCCCCACCCCTCGGCGTAGCCGCCGGCCCACGCACGGGCGGGGTCGTGGGACCGGAGGCCCCGGCCGGACCAGTGCCCTGCCGTGGCACTGCGACCGGATCGGCGCGGCTGAGCGCGGGTGTGCCCGGCAGCCTCGGGCTTCTTTGCGTCCGCATGGTGGAACTGAGAGGAACCTCAGAGGTTCGAGGCGCTGACAACAACCTGACGGAGCATCAGACTTGGCGGCGCCACGTCAATCACGACGGGGCGTACGACCGCGTCGGTCCGCCGGAGTGGAACGCCGTCCGGGCTGCCCGCCCCGGGCGGTGCGCCCTCCGGCGGACCGGCGCGGCCCTCGATCCCCGGAGGCCCCATGTCACCGCGCACTCCTGCCCCCACCGCCCTCAGCGCGGCCGCCGCCGCCCTCTGCCTCGCGGTGTCCTGGATCCACATCCAGGACCAGGGCGGATTCCCCGGCGACAAGGCGCCCGGCTACGTCGGCGCCGGCTACTACCTCTTGGAGGCCGCGGGCATCGTCGCCGCCGCACTCCTGATCACCCATGGCCGGCAGGGGCGGCGCGCCCCATGGCTGCTCGCCGCAGCCGTCGCGGTCGGCCCCCTGGTGGGCTACATCCTCTCCCGAGGGCCCGGCCTGCCCAACTACAGCGACGACCGGGGCAACTGGAGCGAGCCCCTGGGCCTGGTCGCCATCGCCGTGGAGGCTGCCCTCGTGCTGACGGCCGGCGCCGTCCTCCTGGCAGGCCGGGGCGGTGCGGCAGCGCCCACCTCCGCGGCGTCCGAGGATGACTGATCCGACATATCCGAGATGTCGCTTTCACGGATTCCTTACGATGCGAATCCGAGATCTCCACGAAGACCGTGCCGAAGCCTTTCCGGAACCCGGCACCAGTGCTTGATCCTGGTGTAGCGTCATCGCCCGAAGCAGCGCGCTCTTCCGGGGAAAGAGCACACGTGCAAGGTCTCCCCGGGGTCGACGCCTGTATTCACGGAGAATTGTGAAGACTTCTCGACCCGGCGTCTCCCGGGTCGGCCCCTTGCCGTGGCGCCCCGTGAGCGCGCCGGAGCAAGGAGTCCCGTTCCATGACCACAGATTCCGGTCCTCCCGGCCGACGGCGGGCGGTTGGCAACCCGGCCGTTCTCCTCACCGCGCTGGCGGTGCTGCTGGTGGTGGCCACCGCTCTGGCGCCGGAGGCATCGGCAGCGGCCCCACCGATACCCGGGTCACCGCTGGACGCGTACAACCGGAGAATCCCGTACGACACGGGTGTGCACAGCATCGCCCGGCTGGCCGCGATCATCGCCTACGCACTGATGGTGGCCACGGTCGTCCTCGGTGCGCTGCTCAGGCTCAGGCTCATGCAACGGACGGTGAACCGCACCACGATGTACGGCGCCCATATGACGCTGGCCCTCTCCGCGCTCATCTTCGGCGGCATTCACGGCGTCACCTTCCTCTACCAGCCCATCTGGGACATCGGGCTGCACCAGCTCGTCGTCCCGTTCTCGGGCGGTCGGCAACGCCTCCCGGTCGGCTACGGAATTCTCGGAACCGAACTCGGAATCGCGGTCGGCTGCTCGATCTGGCTCCAGCAGCGGCTCGGATACGCCCGCTGGCTGCGCTTTCACCAGCTCGCCTACGTCGCATTCGCCCTGGTCTGGGTCCATGTGTTCACCGTGCACCCGGAACCGCGGCACCTGAACCCGGTGGCCGTCGGAATCGCCGCCGGGGCCGGGGCCTGCCTGTTCGCCTTCCTGATCCGGATCCTTCCTTCGCGTTCACGCCTGCGGGCCCGGAAGTCCTTCGCGGCCGGCATGGGAGGCTCCCTGTGACGGTCCACGGCGAGGGGCCGCTGTCCCCCCACCCCGTACCGGCCCACCCTGGCCACCCGCACACCTCCTGGACCGGTCCGCACCCGCACCTCCCGCCGCTGCCGCCCGGCCCGCTCCTCCCGCACCCGCAGGCGGGGCCGTGGTACCCGGCGCCGGCCGTGCAGCCGCCCCCGGTGTACCAGCCGGTGCCGTACACACCGCCGCTGCCCGTCCCGGCGGCGCCGCCCCCGAGCTCCCGCCGCCCGCACCGCTGCCCGCGGAGTCGTTCGGCCCGGCCCGACCGGCGCCGGTGCCCGAGACCGCGGCCGTCCGCATCAGCGTCGACAACAACCGCTGCCACATCTACGGCATCTGCCAGCAGGAGGCCCCCGAGGTCTTCCGGATCGCCGAGGGCGGCTCACTCCACTACACCCGGAACGTGCCCGCCCGCTTCGCGGCGCAGGCCCGGCAGGCCGTCCGGGTCTGCCCGATGCAGGCCATCGCGATCCGCGGCGGCCGGTTCCGCGAGGACGGGGCCCCCGGCGATCCGGCTCCCGCAAGCGGCCGGACACCGGCCCGCAGGCGGCGCCGGATCGTGGTGGCCGGCGGCGGACTGGCCGGGCTGAGCGCCGCCACCCGACTGCGCGAACGCGGCTTCGACGGCGAGCTGGTGATCGTCGGCGAGGAACGGCACCGCCCGTACAGCCGCCCTCCGCTGTCCAAGCAGTACCTGGCCGGCTCCCTCGGCGCCGAGGACCTCCCGTTCCGCGCGGACGCCTCGCTGGACGCCCACTGGCAGTTGGACACCCGCGTGGTCGGCCTCGACGTGGCCGGACGCTCCCTGGAACTGCGGGGCGGCGAACGGCTGCCGTTCGACGGGCTGGTGATCGCCACCGGTGTGGACGCCCGGCGCCTCCCCGAGGCGCCCGTGTTCAGCGAGCGGGTGCGCACCATCCGCACCCTGGAGGACGCGGCCGTCGTGCAGCGGGCCATGCACACCGCCCGCGCACACCACGTCGTCATCCTCGGCGGCGGCTTCGTCGGCTGCGAACTGGCCTGCACCGCCCGCGAACACGGCATGGACGTGACCCTCGTCGTACACAGCGCACCACTGCTGCGCCGGGTCCTGGGCACCCGGATCGGCACGGTGGTCGGCGACATCCAGCGCCGGGCCGGCGTCGACGTCCGGCTCAGCACCCGGATCACCGAGTGGCGGGACACCGGCGACGGACTGCGGCTCCGACTGGACGACGGCGACGTCATCGACAGCGACTTCGTGGTGCTCGGCCTCGGCGGGGTGCCCCGCACCGAGTGGCTGCGCGGCAGCGGGCTGGACGTGTCCGACGGCGTACTGACCGACGAGACATGCCACGCGGTCGACCTCGGCGGGACGGCCGTGCCCCACATCGTGGCGGCGGGCGACGTCGCCCGGTGGCCCAACCCGCGCTTCGACACCGTCCCACGCCGCATCGAACACCTGATCCACGCCGTCGAGATGGGCCAGCACGCCGCCGACTCGCTGCTCCGCGGCCCCGCGCGGTCCGCCCGGTTCACCCCGGTGCCGCGCTTCTGGTCCGAGCAGCACGGCACCCGCATCCAGGCCGTGGGCATCCCCGCGCTCGGCGAGGAGGTCGAGATCGTCGAGGGCTCGCTGCGCTCGGAGCGATTCGTGGCCAGGTACACCCGCCCGACCCGGCACGGCCCGCAGACGGTCGCCGCGGTGGCCTTCGACATGCCGCTCGAACTCCTCGCCCACCGGGATCTCGTCGGTCACACCACTCGTCCGCAGCCGCGGACCACGACACGAAGGAGACGCCGTTGAGCCGCCGTGCCCGGCGCGGACGCACCGTCCCCCGACC
The Kitasatospora paranensis genome window above contains:
- a CDS encoding ferredoxin: MTRHHRLAVDRVACDGRGLCAELLPELVTLDEWGYPVLTGSAVPGELLADARRAVAACPVLALRLERGPDRPVRT
- a CDS encoding ferric reductase-like transmembrane domain-containing protein, coding for MTTDSGPPGRRRAVGNPAVLLTALAVLLVVATALAPEASAAAPPIPGSPLDAYNRRIPYDTGVHSIARLAAIIAYALMVATVVLGALLRLRLMQRTVNRTTMYGAHMTLALSALIFGGIHGVTFLYQPIWDIGLHQLVVPFSGGRQRLPVGYGILGTELGIAVGCSIWLQQRLGYARWLRFHQLAYVAFALVWVHVFTVHPEPRHLNPVAVGIAAGAGACLFAFLIRILPSRSRLRARKSFAAGMGGSL
- a CDS encoding site-2 protease family protein — its product is MNGSVPLGRLFGVPLRIHWSAPLLVLLLSNSLSGRTLPAWAPGHSAGVYAAAGLLGAVLLLASLLAHEAAHAVVARRAGIGVQDVTVWGLGGVTRMGRAGTPRVQFAVSAAGPLTSLALGGLGLATGVGAHQAGAAVLAAVLFWTGWANLLLGVFNLLPAAPWTAGGSSRPRSGAGSVIASRRSGWPAAVARWPAR
- a CDS encoding avidin/streptavidin family protein — translated: MSEELAGDWYNEFGSHLRLVADPAGRLTGTFTPGAGPGGRRDLVGQFDVGTTAAGIALGWTVAWRDEYGGPASVTSWSGQWLPGEQRIVAGWLFTTATDPDEAWKATVIGRDTFLRRPSSGAAGRPGA
- a CDS encoding FAD-dependent oxidoreductase; this translates as MPETAAVRISVDNNRCHIYGICQQEAPEVFRIAEGGSLHYTRNVPARFAAQARQAVRVCPMQAIAIRGGRFREDGAPGDPAPASGRTPARRRRRIVVAGGGLAGLSAATRLRERGFDGELVIVGEERHRPYSRPPLSKQYLAGSLGAEDLPFRADASLDAHWQLDTRVVGLDVAGRSLELRGGERLPFDGLVIATGVDARRLPEAPVFSERVRTIRTLEDAAVVQRAMHTARAHHVVILGGGFVGCELACTAREHGMDVTLVVHSAPLLRRVLGTRIGTVVGDIQRRAGVDVRLSTRITEWRDTGDGLRLRLDDGDVIDSDFVVLGLGGVPRTEWLRGSGLDVSDGVLTDETCHAVDLGGTAVPHIVAAGDVARWPNPRFDTVPRRIEHLIHAVEMGQHAADSLLRGPARSARFTPVPRFWSEQHGTRIQAVGIPALGEEVEIVEGSLRSERFVARYTRPTRHGPQTVAAVAFDMPLELLAHRDLVGHTTRPQPRTTTRRRRR
- a CDS encoding flavodoxin family protein is translated as MQALIVYESMYGNTHEIAEAIAEGIQEAHPDASVRCLTAVAADADQTRAADLLVVGGPTHMRGMSSGMSRRMAVSAEARKEGHDEQAQEAADTAEGPGLRRWFHDLSDTEPGTYAAAFDTRLDGRLAGGAAEGIAQRLSHHHYDVMVEPEGFIVEDADGPLRTGEIERAKAWGSGLV
- a CDS encoding putative Ig domain-containing protein, which translates into the protein MGIPRTGSAARTALTGLASLSLLTGALLATAAPQASAVTAAEPSQSGAVANPFSPAYQHTYRHGVVPTIPQHAKMQAWAAGHPALNAATGPQTLSYGGGIDGIGVQSGHSKVYLVFYGTQWGTQSTDANGNAKFSGDSAGAAGAAQQMFKGIGTGNELWSADLTQWCDGPNVTTGATSCPSNANFVPYQSGGVLSGVWYDNAAASPSAASGHQLGQEAVNAAAHFGNTTAASNRDAYYVILSPHGTNPDNYQNQYCAWHDYNGDSTLTGGAVTSPYGDIAFSNQPYNMDSGAGCGVGFVNSPGTLDGWTMTLGHEWHEMMSDQNPAGGWTNHTGGSYDGQENSDECAWLSPGTTGGAANITFGGFGTWAEQASWSNDTNSCAISHPIVGGGSTGNTVTVTNPGSQSGTVGTAVSLQISASDSASGQTLTYSATGLPAGLSINSATGLVSGTPTTAGTSTVTVTAKDTTNATGSTSFSWTESTGGGCTARQLLGNPGFETGTAAPWSASAGVVDNSSSEAAHSGSWKSWLNGYGSAHTDTLSQAVSVPAGCKATLTLWLHIDTAETTTTSAYDTLKLQANTTTLATYSNLNKNTGYAQKTFDLSAYAGQSVTLKFTGTEDSSLQTSFVIDDTALNVS
- a CDS encoding NADH-ubiquinone oxidoreductase-F iron-sulfur binding region domain-containing protein, whose protein sequence is MIPQTSTVEAPQPQYIPEGPAGARLLHGWYATGGPAGLAEHLRRYGRPPTASGRRAATGLIRAVDEAGLTGRGGAAFPTGRKLRSVAERRGRAVVVANGMESEPASGKDTALLDLAPHLVLDGATLAAAAVGASAVHLCVPRTRSWQFERLTAAVDERRRSDLDRVPVHVHALPHHYVSSEETSLVRWLNGGDARPSAAPPRPYEKGVGGRPTLVDNVETLAHLALIARYGPQWFRAAGSPDAPGTSLVTVSGAVRVPGVREIPLGTPVGAVLDAAGGASEPLRAVLVGGYFGSWLPLPATDVPFSRSGLAQVGAGPGAGVLTALPEDACGLAETARVLGYLAAQSARQCGPCRFGLPAVADDFARLADGHADPELLERLHRRTGLLAGRGACRHPDGASRLAATALEVFEDDVRRHVLQGPCGPAVRRAVLSVPDHADPESEGWR